AATCAATTAATTGACCAATCATTTCAGCACTACTAAAATGATCCCTTAACAGGCCACAATAAAAGGGTGGAATCTCACAGGAACAGTAACACTTCCTTGAGAGACTGACTCATCGCTATCAGCCAAACAGCCTCGCTAGGCCAGAGCCCTTCTTTCTCTTCCATGTTGCTTTTCTCCTTCTTCAACTAAAAGGGCTGTACAAGTGcactttccttccttcctcctccttttaaCCAAGTGTACTCTCTCCAGGTGGCCGTCCCGAAGCTTTGCGATGCTGCAGAGGGAGCTGACCTGCTGGTGTTCGTGGTCCCTCACCAGTTCATCAGGAAGCTGTGTGATGAGATGGTGGGCTGCGTCTCCTCCAAGGCTCGGGGAATCACTCTCATAAAGGTACCGCAGCCCCCAAATACTGGACACCGTCCAAACTAAAACTGGATATTCAGAAGCACTCTGACAGCTCATCCTCCACCAGAGCTACTGCGAACCTTGACGTGAACATCCCCATTAGGCTTTATTTGGCTCCTTGAAAAAGTGATTTGTCAGGGTGGTGTTTCAGGGCTCTTGAGTCTGTGCAGCCTCAGAGCCAAACTGGAGTGAATGCAGTGACACTCTGGCATCCAGGTTCAGTAAAACCTATCAATTTACCATTAAGCCCTGTTCACACTTGGTATTAAAATCTGTCTCGGGTGTTCTGAGTGCAGGTGAACAGCCGAGACAGTTCGTGTTACCAAGTGCCCAAAATGCATCTTTAATGACCACTTTTGATCAGATTTTTGATCGACCTCAGATCCATCAGAGTTCCTTCGTCCCTTTATTTTGTTTCTCCAACTGCTGTCATTATTCTCCCAATAATTCCCATCCTTTTCTGTATCTCTGGCACACTAACAGTGGAACAAACAGTTTTTTGGATTACCCAACCCAAGACCCTGCCATGTCACctcaaaacaaatttaatttaaatttcatgCCAGCAGTCTGCTTTAGCAAGTGCTCTTTCTTTCCACAAAGGATCTAGATGTCATCGGGGACACAtcaggattagggttagggttactaCAAATGGGATGTAGCCCAACGTGTCCTAGCTGGACCTCGTTCACACCTGTACTTAAAGCTTTCCACTAGTGATTGGATTGCCCAAGATTGAAAACCAAGTCAGAATGGGCTGTTAGAACATGGGGACACATTAGTAAAAAAGCgtaagagtgattttttttccctggtagagcgtgtaccacATATCAAGACTGAGTCCTTACCGAGCTgagccctttctctctctctctctctctcccctgcctttcctgtctctctactgtcaatattgagtaaagcagaaatgtcaaaaaataaataatgaaataaataaaacaatccTAAAGACTGATTTTGTGTACAGACCTTTAGTTTCAGACATTGTTTCAGACTGGCTACCTCTGACTCATGCAACCACTCTACTTGTCAGTATCTGCATTGCTGTTTGAATATCTGCATCTCCCTAATGCCATAAAGAGCAAGAGATACAGATGCTGCACATTTTATCTGTGAGATTAGACTGTGTAGCCCGGCTGTCTCTTTGTAGTCCGTGTTGTCCTACAAAGACAGGCCCCTGTCCTGCATGAGTTCCCACAGGATGGAGCGAAATACATCAAAAATGCTAACACATGCAAGTTTGCTTCAAAGGCTTTAAGCAAAGGCCCGTCCCAAGTGAGACTGCCTTTTAAATCTCGTTGTCAGCTAAATAAAGAATATTGAATTACGGTGCGCCATCTGGACCCTTTACcattcctgtgtttgtgtgtgtctgctgttatTAGGGCATTGCAAAGTCACACTCATTTGACAAATGAGTCATAAAAACCCCTTATGACTTTTTAAATGCCCATGTTGTTGTGATCATTCATTCAGCATATCATTTGCACACTCACTGGGTGCCACAAATTGATGTCAGGGTCCCGTGTTTCCTCTTACAATTAAACTGTAGTTGAAGTCTGCTTGTTTTTGTAGAACATGTTAGTGTCATGTAGTGAAAAGGCTGATTTTGTTAGATGATACAGAGAGCTGTAAAATTGTAGCGTTGTTTATAATATCCCCTCAACAAATGTACAGTCTTTCAAGACTTGAAGATGTTTTCATCAGATGCAGTTTCCTGGTTGTGTCGGTGAAAGATGTGCGGTACTGGGACGACGGGCTTTGAAATGCGCAGAAAACCCCTTTATATAACGTATAATTCCACTATAATAGGATAGACTGTGTCTGTTCTGGCCATTTGGTCTTGTTTGGTTTGGAGTGTTGTTATCCAGAGGCTGACTGCAGCCCAGATCAGAGCTATGACAAttcacagcctcacacacacacacaggcactcacacatgaacttgtttgtgtgtatttgtgcatgcgtatgtgtgtgtgtttatgtatgtgtgcatgttagtGGAGATAAATCCTCAGCTCTATCCAGGTTAAAAAGCTGATTAAAACCTCTGGTCTGGGCCATAATATAAAGCTGGGGGgatttatactgtatatatccAGGCtagaggattgtgtgtgtgtgtgtgtgtgtgtgtgtgtgtgtgtgagagagagagagagagagagagagagagagagggagaaagaaagaaagacagaaagaaaaaatggacaGACTGTGCTTCAGTGTTGTTTAAAAGCACtttgggaagtttttttttttttttcttaaagtggATGGCCAGAGCTTGACTTGCCCTAGATTTCTCCCTCTGAAAGCAGTCTGCACTTAACGAGGCCACAGCTCTGTGAGACACACCTCAGATAACCTCTCTTAGGAAGGGGATCTTGACTCAGGCCGGTTTGGCGCAGCTCTAAAAGTGACCACTCAAAAGTTCAAGATTTTTCAGAGAGGATGGGAGTTGTACTGAATGTGGGATTAGAGTACCTGCGCAAGTCTCTCATGCAGCCAAAGGTAACATTTGAAGGAACGATTCggccaaaatacaaaaaagatacTTTACCCCCACTTCTGTTTAGTCCAGCCTGTCAAGGCAGAGTTTCCGTGTGATTTAGGTAGAGGTAGgagggaaaatgtctttttttttctgtccctttaAACTCTTGAATCAGTTTTGATGGCTTTAAATGCTGCAGTTTGTGTATATGCAGTTTCTCCAGAAccataatttgttttcatttgtttttttttttacttggcaAAATCATCATATTTTATTGTAACTGGCATCAAAAGGCTCTTCAAAACTCTTTTGCTAAATATGATTAAACTCGCTTGCTTCtatgtatggatgtgtgtctacatttgtcatttttacataTGGTGcctgcatgcatgaatgtgtcaGTCTGTGCTAGTGCTCGACTGATATGTGAATTCACCAAATATCAATATGGCAGCTGATAAAGTAAATTTTTGAGCTGGAATGAAAATGGACCTTTTCTGTGTGGATGGTGCACTGATTTAGAACTGATATGACTATTCAGAGGTCCTCAAAAGGCTGCTTTCTTAAACAAGTATTTTTTACTTTATCAAAGAATACTGGTATTCACCATTATTATACATTGTCAACCAATTCTAGGAATGAACGCTGAGAAAATACAGAGTAAAtgaataactaaataactaacAGTACTGTTCAGTATCAGTCAATTGATgaacatttaaataaagaatacatttaaataatgGTCTCTATACAAAGAAATGGCTACTGTgagggctaacatcatcacacttGAATTAAAACTGGGCTCATTgcatccacaagagtctcagctttccagtcaaaagTGGACAATGGAGGCAGTTATCTTCTGATGGGTCTCcaattctgttcatttttatatttgacaaATTGCTATTTCATAactggctgtaaaaaaaaaaaaaaaaaaaaaaaattaaaggtcTTAGATTGAAGCTAATGAAACTTGCAGACACCTGTGTGCATGTCATGTCATATGAACTGCACATGCCTGGAGTATGAAGTGCAGCAGTGTAAGTCACCACAATAAGCAGACTCATAATGGAGCCAGTCTGCGGCTGATTTAATCTCCATCTCcggctctgtctgtctgtctgtgtgtctgtctgtctgtctgtctgtctgtctgtctgtctgtctgtctgtctgtctgtctgcctgtctgtctgtctgagcacAGCACATCTACTCTTCAGAGACTTCAGCCTGACAAGAAGCTTTTCAATATTTCACCAGCTCTGTTTGTTGTGGCCATGCGTCATCCTGTCTGTGTTTCACAGCCTGATTCAGtcaacatcagcaccaacagaGGGCATCTGTGGAGGATAACTGCTTCTCTCTATTTTTGGCATGGGCATGTCAGTCAGATGCTGCATGCATATCACATTTTAGCAGGCAGCTGCAGACAGCGGGGGCAGCACCAGCGCCTCTCtcatctctgcttctctctctctcgcacatcTCTGCCTCTCATCTCCTACCTCCAGCTTTCATTCACACTTTTCtcacatctctgtctctctccgtttttttttttttttcctgtcagggAATAGATGAGGGTCCTGAGGGGCTCAAACTGATCTCTGACATCATCAGAGAGAAAATGGGGATTGACGTCAGCGTCCTCATGGGGGCCAACATAGCCAATGAGGTGGCGGCTGAGAAGTTCTGCGAAACCACGATAGGTAAGAAGGATCTCGGTTTAATATGGTGAATAAACAGGGAAAAGCACCGCatcagaaataagaaaaaggaGAGACTTCATCTCTTTCGCACCAAGTAATTTTGGTCCCATAGACACCATTATCAGAGTATGGTGGTCTGAGGAGGGTGTAACACCGAAACACAAATCATAATTATGTGTTTATGAATTCTGACTAAAAGTACTGAGTCAAGTTAATGACTGGATCACAATTTACACACTCAAATCGAATTGAATCGTTCCAGAGAGcaaaaaaatgttcttaaatCCAGTCGCCAGCTAGTGAATTATGAATGTAATTGTGTTGCTTTCAGGCAGTAAGATTCTGGAGAACGGCCTGCTGTTTAAAGAGCTGCTGCAGACGCCCAACTTCCGCATCACAGTGGTCGATGATGCTGATACAGTGGAGCTGTGTGGAGCCCTGAAGGTgcgtcatacacacacacacacacgcacgcacacacacacacacacacactgagagcatACGTAAAACTACTCATACAGCTGTCATTTACCTGAAAAGCTAGTTTAATGcatttccttcttttatttcacaCCTGTTCGTTGCCATGATCTTCAAGACTGTTGCCCCGTGCCACATTAAATACTTTGTAATAGTTTTTTGGACCAGTGCACCAGCAGTTCAGGCGCCATATTTTTGGGACTCATCTTGCTTTGAAAACAATGAcctacaaaaatatacaaaacaataaCTGTCAGACTTCTTTTAAAGATGACACATGGGGCTAATATGACTCAGCTGTTCAGGTTcctttgaaactgcatttggctgctttaaaattaaattgccTTTTATATTGTGCTTCCAGTGTATTTATAGAACACACTTTGAAATCATCAGTTTTAGTCCATTAGAGCATAGTATATGGTCTGAATCAGTCTATTCCACATAAAAGTatgaaattatcttttttttctgttgttttgtgagAAATGCTGAACTCACATAGAATTCACTCCCCAAATGACTTCAAACAAGAGGCTGATAACAGGAAATgtaacaaagaagaagaaaatattaaaaagcctcGCTCACTCCCCTAATGACTTAAATTTATAAATAATTGGTATTGACATATATCTGCATGTTATCAACTACCAGTCCACTTGTTCCAACTTTATGAAATCCTACACAATAACGTCAGTTTTGTGAGTATCgcatattaaaataaacaaggtAATGGTGAATTAATCCAGTAGTCTCGTCACACCAGAGCATCATCCTGGTCAGTGGGATCagctgtgtgctctgtgtgaagTGCAGTCATGTGAGTCTGCTTGCATCCTGCCTCTCCGTCCCACACCAGAACATCGTAGCGGTGGGTGCAGGTTTCTGTGACGGGCTGCAGTGCGGGGACAACACCAAGGCGGCTGTGATCCGTCTGGGGCTGATGGAGATGATCGCCTTTGCCAAGCTCTTCTCTAAGGACGGCTCCGTCTCCACGGCAACCTTCCTGGAGAGCTGCGGCGTGGCCGACCTCATCACCACCTGCTACGGCGGCCGCAACAGACGGGTGGCCGAGGCGTTCGCCAAGACTGGGAAGGTATGACCGGCAGGTGCCGAAAAAGTCCAAAGATGTCTTAATTCAGGCTTTCTGGTTGGCTAATGTGATACCATGTAACAGCGACGTTCTGGGTGTGAATGTCCTCCCCCTCAATCTTTTCTGTCCATGAGGGCTGTGACTGACGTGTAATGAAGGTAAAAATGCCCCAAAACTTGAACTGTTTCAACTCCTATTAGCTAAATCAAAGGGCTTAAATAATCATCACTACAGTTAAAAATAGCATTTGAAGTCTTTGAgttttgaaagtgttttttgtggtttctTGTCACATTGTTTTTTATGGTGCAGCCATGCAGATTATATACTGATAGGGTTACAGTTGTTTAAATTTACTATTTTCCCATTGTGAAACTGGTCTTATATTTATTCCCTTTGGCATTTAAAAGCTCTTAAAaaattttttattgaatttgatGAAGCCCCTGATGAAATGATAGATGGTAATGTTAGTTAGAGTAGCACCTCATAGGCCTGGCCGGCAGTATTATTGCATTGAAGCTGTGTGGATCAGCCCACTAGGGTGCAGCAGATAACCACTAATGGTCTGATGTCTATCTTCAGTTTGCTTCAGTTTTTGGAGATGAAAACTGTTAAACTTTGCTTTTCACATCATCAGTTACAGTTAGCGCTGGTTAGGGTTAAATGAGGAGGTAAATCTGTTTGGTAGCATCAGAATCTAATCTGGGGTCAGTGTCGACGAGCCGCTTCACCTGGGAGCTCCACAGTACATGTCATGTCGTCTCCCAGGTGAAGTGGAAAATGTGTTGCTGTTCTGTTCAAAATACATCAGTTTTATTCAGGCAGGTATTCTTAAAAGTGCTCCTGTTCCTACCGAAATTGAACCACCTAATTTACATGGAATATTACTGAATCTCTTTAATAATGTGCTGCTACACAGCAGACGTGTAAAGCATGGCACAACAGCGCTGCAGCCATCATTGGACCACTAGATGGCGACGTGATGATAGGGAAAAGACATTGCTGCATGTAGTTTATTCTATACAGTGTATAGAATAGCAGTTGAATTGATTTCAACATTATTTGCTTGAGACTTCACCTGCgcctcagcacaaacacaccactaCTCCACCAACAACTCAGGCAGGAGTTGGTCATCGTTACACGCTGCATCTAGACGGCAACCCGAGACATTTTACAAGCTTGTCATCTCGTttcatgtatgtgcatttgtgccaTCATCCAGGCCGCTCCTCTGTCTCAAAATTAACAGTTTTGCCAATGTGTACCATCTGCTTGCCCACCCACCGTCAGAGCATAGAAGAGCTGGAGAAGGAGATGTTGAATGGTCAGAAGCTGCAGGGTCCTGCCACCTCCGTTGAGGTTTACCACATCCTCAAACAGAAGGGCCTGGTGGACAAGTCAGTACAGACCAGTTTCTCTCCTCACCTTTATCTGAAGCTGACTCACATGtggctctctctctatctctgtctcctttTATTTGCAGTCTTGAAAGGTGCCACTTCTAGccttttaaatcaataaaaaagttTACCACATTGAATTTGAGACATTAATATAATtatcataaataaacaaaatttgcAGTGTCTGCCGGCTTTCCCACTTGAGTTTACATTGTGTGTTGCTTTACCACCCAATAGGTCGCATGAAACGGGGAGAGGGTCCTGCTGTGTGAGTTTCTCCAAATAGCAGGTGGTGGAATAAGTGAAaggatgatgggaaaaaaattacatccaacatgtttatcctctttTGAGCAACATGACCACCGACATTATCATTGGCGACTGTGGGCTTATTTtctagttgttgttttttttttttttttttagccaaatGAACACAATCAATTAGACAACGGtgtattgatgtttaaaaatgctaaaTGTGGCACCTTTCAAGTGATGCTCTGAACGCATGCCAGAATCGGTTAATCATCTCTGGCAGGGCTCCACCATGTTTCCCACCATAAACTCCTAATTTCTGCCACAGCCTCTCATTCCCCTCACACATCCCGTCTGACCGTGTCCCCTCTCTGCAGGTTCCCTCTGTTCACAGCGGTCTACCAGATCTGTTTCGAGGGGAAACCCGTCCAAGAGATGATTTCCTGCCTGCAGAGCCACCCAGAGCACCTGTGATCAGGACAGGGAGCCCCGGGGTGTCCCAGCAGGCCGTCTGTCGGCATCCTTACAGGGCTGTTTCACAAAAACATCTCGGCACTCAGATCACATTAGCTTGAGCTCCCCCTTGCTGTCAAAACCTCTCGACTGACAGCCATGTGTTAGAATGCTACAGTGGGTTGTGAAGGGATATCCCGGGCTTTTAGCAGACACCCGGCTGGGTTGCATTTCAGTTTAAGTGAAACAAATGTTGCAGGGTTTTCAGCAGCGCTTTACTAACACACAATGAAAGAAAGCAGAAATCTTAGACTTAAGATTCTTGAAGAAAATTGTTTTGCCATATCAGATTGAGCTTTTATCTGACCTCCAGTTTGATGGTCAGTTCGATGAGGAAAAATCCAATCCCTTTGCAGAGAGAGGTGGCGCAGATGTGACTTGATTTTCAATCCTGTTTGCCCATGGCTCGCACTTATCAGCCCGAGCGAGCGCTCACTTCTTAGTAGTTCTCTGTTTAAATGGAGATGGCAGGGAGATAAGCCAAATAACCCTTTAAGCGAATTCTTTCAGCGCCATCCCTGTTGATAAGAAACGCTCAAACCGAGCTTTCCCAAAAGCACCCCAAGTATTAAGACCACCTTTGTTTCCCTTAtacacaaatgaacagacagTCTTTTACTTCACTGGTATACAGTATTAATATTCCTTTGCAGAAAAACTGAATATCTTCAACGACTGGGAACCATTGCTCCTCAAGTGCAAGGGGAGCAGATAATTTGATGCATCTAAACTGGAAAACTTGTGGTGATTATGGGCAAAAGCTcagtgttttatgtgtttctaTATCTGATTATTCAGCATTGTTAACCTTGTTGACAAGTATACccgctgctctctctttccctcagcATGTTTCATCTAGTAAGCGAGCTGCCACAGTTACAACATGGTGCtcctccacatacacacacacacacacacacacacacacacacacacacacacacacacacacacacatcatttttaGGCGCACAGCGTGTCATGATAGCCCTGAGTTGCTGTTGATGTGATAGAGCTATTAATCACAAATATTTAATACAGAATACTTTATAAGTCCTCTTCCTTTATTCCCAGCACCAGAGCGCCACCATGAGACACGTAGTAAAGATAGCACATAAAtaatcatgttttattgttgccGAGTGAGTTGGTACATCACAAACATCTCAGTTCCTTTAAATCACCGTTTTCCCCACGGCGACCCGCTGATCTGATTTCTCTGCAAAAGACTATTTTATGTCCTAACCTGCGCTTTACACTGAATTATAGCATGAAACACCTTGCATTTCACTGAACATGTGCACTTACATGTATGTATACTCGAgaggatttttccttttttctactTGTTCCTAAGAAAAGCACTTCGttactttttacatatttttacatattacatTATTCCCCCAAAACTGTGGGAAATAAGCCACTGTGTGTAAATTATGATATCTTGCATGGGCAAAATTCAGGTTGCGTgaccaaatgttttcagtggaaCCTGTTATCGCTGTACATTGGAAGTGTGTTATTAGTTATTAATCAATTACTTACATATGAGTGGGCAGGAGGCAAATACTCTCAGTGCTACTAATGTTtacttaaaggcagactatgcagtttcaaaaggGAGGGCACGCCATTTTTTTATGATGTGGTTAAGACTGATGCCACTCAGTTCTCAAAAGAATATCATTCACAAAGTTCAGGACATCTCTTTTACCTCATCATAACCCAAAGTATAAAAGAGTTTTGCTTAATTGCTTATgattttttgtatatttgacatcaaaacatcacattcaaGATAGATATTTAAAAGTGCTACATTAATTCTGTGGGTTATTcgtcttggcatgaacctgagggggtCTATC
The Myripristis murdjan chromosome 16, fMyrMur1.1, whole genome shotgun sequence DNA segment above includes these coding regions:
- the gpd1l gene encoding glycerol-3-phosphate dehydrogenase 1-like protein; protein product: MASPLKVCIVGSGNWGSAIARIIGSNAKSLQHFATTVKMWVYEENINGRKLTDIINTDHENVKYLPGYKLPENVVAVPKLCDAAEGADLLVFVVPHQFIRKLCDEMVGCVSSKARGITLIKGIDEGPEGLKLISDIIREKMGIDVSVLMGANIANEVAAEKFCETTIGSKILENGLLFKELLQTPNFRITVVDDADTVELCGALKNIVAVGAGFCDGLQCGDNTKAAVIRLGLMEMIAFAKLFSKDGSVSTATFLESCGVADLITTCYGGRNRRVAEAFAKTGKSIEELEKEMLNGQKLQGPATSVEVYHILKQKGLVDKFPLFTAVYQICFEGKPVQEMISCLQSHPEHL